Proteins encoded within one genomic window of Mycolicibacterium monacense:
- the ftsY gene encoding signal recognition particle-docking protein FtsY, with the protein MTLDLSLAVWIAIAVIAVLLVVALVVGLVRYRRRRIRLSKTDTATPVDRSGGYTASSGITFTQSSATATPPAAPPVRPKDRIDTTGLPAVGDDATIPRDAPKRPIADVRLPEPPTETAPPRAPEKPVAEPEPAPEPEPAPEPEPTPEPEPAPEPEPAEVIAPTHGRLDRLRGRLAKSQNALGRSMLGLLGGGDLDEESWEEIEDTLLIADLGPVVTESVVAALRTRMASDAVRTEADARAVLRDVLISELHPEMDRSIRALPHADKPSVLLVVGVNGTGKTTTVGKLARVLVADGRRVVLGAADTFRAAAADQLQTWASRVGAEVVRGPEGADPASVAFDAVSKGIENGADVVAIDTAGRLHTKTGLMDELGKVKRVVEKRAAVDEVLLVLDATIGQNSLPQARVFAEVVKITGVVLTKLDGTAKGGIVFRVQQELGVPVKLVGLGEGPDDLAPFEPGAFVDALLG; encoded by the coding sequence GTGACCCTGGATCTCTCGCTGGCTGTGTGGATCGCAATCGCGGTCATCGCCGTTCTTCTCGTCGTCGCGCTCGTCGTCGGCCTCGTCCGGTACCGGCGGCGGCGCATCAGGCTGTCGAAAACCGACACTGCCACACCGGTCGACCGCTCCGGCGGATACACGGCCAGTTCCGGGATCACGTTCACACAATCGTCAGCGACTGCGACCCCGCCGGCGGCGCCACCGGTCCGGCCGAAGGATCGCATCGACACCACCGGATTGCCCGCGGTCGGCGACGACGCCACGATCCCGCGCGATGCGCCCAAGCGCCCGATCGCCGACGTCCGGCTGCCCGAACCGCCCACCGAGACCGCCCCACCGCGGGCACCCGAGAAACCGGTCGCCGAACCGGAACCGGCCCCCGAACCGGAACCGGCCCCCGAACCCGAGCCGACACCCGAACCGGAGCCCGCGCCCGAACCCGAGCCGGCCGAGGTCATCGCCCCCACGCACGGGCGGCTGGACCGGCTGCGCGGCCGGCTGGCGAAATCGCAGAACGCGCTCGGCCGCAGCATGCTCGGCCTGCTCGGCGGCGGCGACCTCGACGAGGAGTCGTGGGAGGAGATCGAGGACACCCTGCTCATCGCCGACCTCGGACCGGTGGTCACCGAATCGGTGGTCGCTGCGCTGCGCACCCGGATGGCCAGTGACGCGGTGCGCACCGAGGCCGACGCCCGCGCGGTGCTGCGCGACGTCCTCATCTCCGAACTCCACCCCGAGATGGACCGGTCCATTCGCGCTCTGCCGCATGCCGACAAACCGTCGGTGCTGCTGGTCGTCGGCGTCAACGGCACCGGTAAGACCACCACGGTCGGCAAACTCGCCCGCGTCCTGGTCGCCGACGGGCGCCGCGTCGTCCTGGGCGCCGCCGACACCTTCCGCGCCGCGGCGGCCGACCAGTTGCAGACGTGGGCCTCACGGGTCGGCGCCGAGGTGGTGCGCGGACCGGAGGGCGCCGATCCCGCATCGGTGGCCTTCGACGCGGTCTCCAAGGGCATCGAGAACGGCGCCGACGTCGTCGCCATCGACACCGCGGGCCGGTTGCACACCAAGACCGGGCTGATGGACGAACTGGGCAAGGTCAAGCGGGTGGTGGAGAAGCGCGCCGCGGTGGACGAGGTGCTGCTGGTCCTCGACGCGACGATCGGCCAGAACAGCCTGCCGCAGGCGCGGGTCTTCGCCGAGGTGGTGAAGATCACCGGGGTCGTGCTGACCAAACTCGACGGCACCGCCAAGGGCGGCATCGTCTTCCGCGTGCAACAGGAACTCGGCGTCCCCGTCAAACTCGTCGGCCTCGGGGAGGGCCCCGACGATCTCGCACCGTTCGAACCCGGCGCCTTCGTCGACGCGCTGCTCGGCTGA
- a CDS encoding ammonium transporter — protein sequence MVLALPDDAYAAFNSGDTAWVLASAAMVLLMTPALAFFYGGLSRQKSVLNMMMMSFGALGVVSVIYVLWGYSMSFASAHTGESDILGIFDNPFSLFGLSPLLESREIGGEELYPIGGFGSVPAIVWVAFQLTFAVITVALISGAVAERMKFATWLVFGGIWVTLVYFPLSHMVWGGGLLSGAENGFASWLFGYNADEGAANVPPIDFAGGTVVHINAGMAALVLALLIGKRTGFGRTPFRPHNIPFVMLGAALLWFGWFGFNVGSEGAADALAGLVWVNTTAATAAAMLGWLAVERIRDGHATSVGAASGIVAGLVAITPACGSLSPIGSLILGVIAGVLSALAIGLKYKFGYDDSLDVVGVHLVAGLWGTVGIGFLATETGLFYGGGFQQLVVQIVIALVAVVFTGVMTVIIAFIVKPMGWRVTREDEDTGIDETEHAETAYELV from the coding sequence GTGGTCTTAGCCTTACCGGACGACGCGTACGCCGCGTTCAACAGCGGCGACACCGCCTGGGTGCTCGCCAGCGCCGCAATGGTGCTGTTGATGACGCCCGCTCTAGCGTTCTTCTACGGCGGCCTGTCCCGCCAGAAGTCCGTCCTCAACATGATGATGATGTCCTTCGGGGCTCTGGGCGTCGTGAGCGTGATCTACGTGCTCTGGGGTTACTCGATGTCGTTCGCGTCGGCGCACACCGGCGAGAGCGACATCCTGGGCATCTTCGACAACCCGTTCTCGCTGTTCGGGTTGAGCCCGCTGTTGGAGTCGCGCGAGATCGGCGGTGAGGAGCTGTACCCGATCGGTGGTTTCGGTTCGGTTCCCGCGATCGTCTGGGTCGCCTTCCAGTTGACCTTCGCCGTGATCACCGTCGCGCTGATCAGCGGCGCGGTGGCCGAGCGGATGAAGTTCGCCACCTGGCTGGTGTTCGGCGGCATCTGGGTGACGTTGGTGTACTTCCCGCTGTCCCACATGGTTTGGGGTGGCGGTCTGCTCTCGGGTGCCGAGAACGGTTTCGCCTCATGGCTGTTCGGCTACAACGCCGACGAGGGCGCGGCCAACGTCCCGCCGATCGACTTCGCCGGCGGCACGGTGGTCCACATCAACGCCGGTATGGCCGCGCTGGTGCTGGCGCTGCTGATCGGTAAGCGGACCGGGTTCGGCCGCACGCCGTTCCGTCCGCACAACATCCCGTTCGTGATGCTCGGCGCTGCGCTGCTGTGGTTCGGCTGGTTCGGCTTCAACGTCGGGTCCGAAGGCGCCGCCGATGCGCTCGCGGGTCTGGTGTGGGTGAACACCACCGCCGCCACCGCCGCCGCGATGCTGGGCTGGCTCGCGGTCGAGCGCATCCGTGACGGACACGCCACCAGCGTCGGCGCCGCCTCGGGCATCGTGGCCGGCCTGGTCGCGATCACCCCGGCCTGTGGCTCGCTCTCGCCGATCGGGTCGCTCATCCTCGGTGTCATCGCCGGCGTCCTGTCGGCTCTGGCCATCGGCCTGAAGTACAAGTTCGGCTACGACGATTCGCTCGACGTGGTCGGTGTGCACCTGGTCGCGGGCCTGTGGGGCACCGTGGGCATCGGCTTCCTCGCCACCGAGACCGGCCTCTTCTACGGCGGCGGGTTCCAGCAACTGGTGGTGCAGATCGTGATCGCTCTGGTAGCAGTGGTGTTTACGGGAGTGATGACCGTGATCATCGCTTTCATCGTCAAGCCGATGGGCTGGCGTGTGACAAGGGAAGACGAGGACACCGGCATCGATGAGACCGAGCATGCGGAAACGGCTTATGAACTCGTCTGA
- the fni gene encoding type 2 isopentenyl-diphosphate Delta-isomerase has translation MGMETRKRRHIDVCLGGPVEYQTVTTGLERFRLPYNALTQTSLSRVRLDTRFLGKPLSAPVLIGAMTGGAELSGVINRNLAAAAQRLGVGMMLGSQRIMFDNDAVASSFAVRDIAPDVLLIGNVGLAQLSEPVMPALERALERVGADALAVHTNPLQEAMQRDGDTDFTGSIDRLRTLAATLRQPVMLKEVGHGIGAAAAAELAGSALAAVDVAGAGGTSWARVEQLVRYGEIRSPALAEWGIPTAQALLEVRGTLPDVAVVASGGIRTGMDAAKALAMGADVVAVARPLLAPAIESADAVVEWLRGFIDELRVCLHGCGAADLPALRRGGVLPA, from the coding sequence ATGGGGATGGAGACCCGCAAACGCCGCCACATCGACGTGTGCCTGGGCGGGCCGGTGGAGTACCAGACCGTCACCACCGGGCTGGAACGCTTCCGGTTGCCGTACAACGCGCTGACCCAGACGTCGCTGAGCCGTGTGCGGCTCGACACCCGGTTCCTCGGTAAGCCGCTGTCGGCACCTGTGCTGATCGGCGCGATGACGGGGGGCGCCGAGTTGTCCGGCGTCATCAACCGCAACCTCGCCGCCGCCGCACAGCGACTCGGTGTGGGCATGATGCTCGGCTCCCAGCGGATCATGTTCGACAACGACGCGGTGGCGTCGAGCTTCGCGGTCCGCGACATCGCCCCGGATGTGTTGCTGATCGGCAATGTGGGCCTCGCGCAGTTGTCCGAACCCGTGATGCCCGCGCTGGAGCGGGCGCTCGAACGGGTGGGCGCCGACGCGCTCGCGGTGCACACCAACCCCCTGCAGGAGGCCATGCAGCGCGACGGGGACACCGACTTCACCGGGTCGATCGACCGGCTGCGCACGCTCGCCGCCACCCTGCGGCAGCCGGTGATGCTCAAGGAGGTCGGGCACGGGATCGGCGCGGCCGCCGCCGCCGAACTGGCGGGCAGCGCGCTGGCCGCCGTCGACGTCGCCGGGGCCGGCGGCACCTCGTGGGCGCGGGTCGAACAGCTCGTCCGCTACGGCGAGATCCGCTCCCCCGCGCTGGCCGAGTGGGGTATCCCCACCGCACAGGCGTTGCTCGAGGTGCGCGGCACCCTGCCGGACGTGGCGGTGGTGGCCTCCGGCGGGATCCGCACCGGGATGGACGCGGCGAAGGCACTGGCGATGGGCGCCGATGTGGTCGCCGTCGCCCGTCCGCTGCTCGCCCCCGCCATCGAATCGGCCGACGCGGTCGTGGAGTGGCTGCGGGGGTTCATCGACGAACTGCGGGTGTGCCTGCACGGCTGCGGGGCGGCGGATCTGCCCGCGCTGCGACGCGGCGGCGTCCTGCCCGCCTGA